GACGATGTGACTTTATGAATCTGGTGATATTAGCCTGCTCCCCTTCTGAGCATACAATTAAATTAGGCAATACATCTTAAAAAATTGGCACCAAATTACATCTTTATTGACTTGTTGCCATCCCAATTTCTCAAGAATAGTACTAAAAACAGTACATAATTAAACATATATAAGTTGGATTTTAAATCAAATTAATAGTTAGTTCATTAATTGATAAAATTTGAACCCAATACGCCATAGCCCATCAACTCCATTAAACGACAATAACACCAAAAAACAAACAAACATTTTGTTTTAATTAATAAATAAATTTCTTTCTATTTCACACCAACAACAAATCAGAAATATATTAATCTCCCTGACCAATGCGTTTTTTCATTTTCAATAAACTAATTGGTATAAGAGTTGGAATAAAAAAAATGTATTTAATCAACAGCATTTATAATCATTTAATCTTCAACTTATGATCAGTAATTCTTTCCCATACCAAGTTAATGACCACAAGTCTTCTTTAAAAACTTTCGCCCTGAATTTCACAAAAAACATGGACGATGCTGATGACTTAGTTCAGGAAACATTATTAAAAGCTATACGTTACTCCAAACTTTATGTGGAAGGGACGAACCTGAAAGGATGGCTATATACTATAATGAGAAATACATTTATAAACGATTATAGAAGGATTGTAAAACAACGCAGCATTATAGACACTACAGAAGAAATCAGTTCTGCCCAGCTATATACAAGTGCTTCGCATAATCAGGCCAATAATAAGTTTATCAGTGATGATGTAAATAAGGCTCTTGCCATGCTAAGCGTTGAATATTACACCCCTTTCATCAAATATTTTGAAGGTTATAAATATCATGAAATAGCAGACATGCTGAATATACCTATTGGTACAGTTAAAACCAGAATTCACGTAGCACGTCAATTATTGAAAAGCAACCTGAAAATCTACAACCAGGAATTTAAGAAATCAAACAAGTATAACTAACTTAAATCCTGGTCGATCATATATACAAAATTTAGCTTTGGAGCTTCACCGAAATAAGTGACCTGCTCCTCAGCTATTTTAATTGCACCAATACGGCTGATAGCGATTTGTGAACGAATGTTCTCTGCACCAATATGGAACTTAATTTTTGAAACAAACTGAGCTATATAATCCAGCATCATTGTCTTAACAGAAAGATTGGTACCCGTCCCCCAATAAGCAGTACCATAAAAGGTATAGCCGATAAAAATTACATTTTCATTTTCATCATAGTCGTAAAACCTGGTGCTTCCCATTATTTTTCCGGTAGCCTGGTCTATGATTTTAAATGCGCCTTTGCTCTTTATTGCCCCATCGAAAAAGTTTTGAAACACGTCCTTCTTCCAGCGATCTTTGCTGGGATGTTGTTCCCAGATCTTTGGGTCGGATGCTACAGCATATAATTCTTCAAAGTCAGATTCCTTTAACGGTAAAAGGGTAACACGTTCATTTGCTAACTGAGGCTGGATACTAAAATTCATGAGGCAGGAGTCAATATTTTCTTCATCATGAGATCTGTTTGCTCATCATTCCCCATTTTGAAGATACGTTTATCAAAAGTAACGAAGCCATTCTTTTCATAAAATCTGATAGCCCGTGAGTTTTCTTCCCATACACCGAGCCACAAATAGGCCTTATTTTGAAGCATAGCTATTTCAAGTGCTTTACTATAAAGCAGCTGACCGACCATTTTACCATGATGGCTGCTCTTCACATAAATACGTTCGATTTCCAGCGCGCTATCATCCTGTAATTCCTTTTGTGTTTTCCCTGAATTTACTTTTAGGTAGCCCACAAGATTTTCATTGTCCAGCGCTATAAAGAACATAGAATCCGGATTAGCCAATTCAGCGCTAATCTTTTTTTCAGTGAAACTCTCTTCCAGGTATTTAGCCATATCAGCTTCTGTAGTACTGCTTGCAAACGATTCTAAAAAGGTCTGCTGTCCTATTTCCCGGATAACTTTAAAATCGTCCGGTGATGCTTTAATAATTTTGATTTGATTCATCTTATATTTTTCTAATATAGTCTGCTATTGCTTTTTCTGAGCTAACATCGCTTTTTTCTAAATGAACAGCTATCCTTTCCCGTTCCATTTCATTTTTATTCTGGCTCACCTTTTTCTGAGCCTGTAAATCAGTCACTTCCAGATCAAACACAGCAATCCCCCGTATCATTCCTTTTTTGAACTTATCCGACAGCTTGTTCCATTGTTCCAGGTAACCTTGCTCATAAAATAAAATCATCTGTTCCAACGCTTGTATTTTGGCATCTTCTTCCTGAACGATCCTCGCCTTCCCATAAGCATGGACAGCAACATAGTCCCAGGTAGGCACACTCTCCACTTTATCATAATGAGCCGGAGAAATGTAAGCATGAGGTTCGGAGAAAATGACCAGCGAGGTATTCTCTTCGATGTAACTCACCTGTTCATTCGCTAATGCAAAATGTGCACTCAATACAAGCTTATCATCATTTTGTGTAATCAAAAACGGAAGCTGTGTAGCGATAGGAAGCCCTGCTTTCGTAGTCACAATAGTTGCAAAACTATATTGCTTCATGAAGGCTATTCTTTCAGCTTTATCCTCAAATTCAAATTGCCTGGCTACGTACATAATCTTATCTAAATAAATGATCTGGTTAGACAAAAGTAGCCTGCAATCGGATTATCTTTGTAGACCAATTACAAGATAATGAATAGTCCAATTATCAATCAACTATTTGAAAGCCTAACCTACGACCGTTCAATCGGGCGGCCTGTCTATCTTCAATTAGCAGACGCACTGTTATCACTGATCAAAAATGGTAAATTGCGTTCAGGCCAAAAACTCCCGGGCAGCCGTGAGTTGTCAGCCCTTTTAAAAATAAACCGGATTACCGCAGCTAAAGCTTATGAGGAACTACAAATGCAAGGCTGGCTTGAAAGCGCTGTAGGCCGCGGCACCTTTGTTTCCACTCATGTGGCAGACCACCATCCCGAAACCTTAAAAACAATATCTCCAGCCTCATCAAAGATTGCAGGTTTCATATTTCAACCCAGAGATTACCCCAACAGCATCCTGGAAACACCCATACCCGGCTTACACTTAGACGACGGTTACCCTGACCCAAGGCTTTCACCCTTAAAGGAATTTTACCGTGCCTATCGAAATCAACTCACCAGAAGCGGCTTATACCCTAAATTCGGCAATTACGGAAATCCTGCCGGCCCCTACCCATACCGGCAAGCCATAGCCGAATACCTTAACACGACCAGAGGACTTAAAACTACTGCCGAAAATATACTTTCAGTGAGAGGCACCTTAATGGGTATTAACCTGATCTGCAATGCCCTGATCAGTCCCGGAGATATTGTCGTTTCTGAAATTCCCGGATGGAGGCGCGCCGAACATAACTTTCTGCACGCAGGCGCTAAACTGATCGGCGTCCCCGTAGATGAACACGGGCTAATGGTAGATGAGCTCCGTAAGATCTGCACAAAACAAAAAATCAG
The sequence above is drawn from the Pedobacter cryoconitis genome and encodes:
- a CDS encoding GNAT family N-acetyltransferase; this translates as MNQIKIIKASPDDFKVIREIGQQTFLESFASSTTEADMAKYLEESFTEKKISAELANPDSMFFIALDNENLVGYLKVNSGKTQKELQDDSALEIERIYVKSSHHGKMVGQLLYSKALEIAMLQNKAYLWLGVWEENSRAIRFYEKNGFVTFDKRIFKMGNDEQTDLMMKKILTPAS
- a CDS encoding PLP-dependent aminotransferase family protein, which produces MNSPIINQLFESLTYDRSIGRPVYLQLADALLSLIKNGKLRSGQKLPGSRELSALLKINRITAAKAYEELQMQGWLESAVGRGTFVSTHVADHHPETLKTISPASSKIAGFIFQPRDYPNSILETPIPGLHLDDGYPDPRLSPLKEFYRAYRNQLTRSGLYPKFGNYGNPAGPYPYRQAIAEYLNTTRGLKTTAENILSVRGTLMGINLICNALISPGDIVVSEIPGWRRAEHNFLHAGAKLIGVPVDEHGLMVDELRKICTKQKIRMVYVTPHHQYPTTVSLRIDRRLELLRLSNEYGFIIFEDDYDFDFHFKHRPLLPLASADENGMVIYCGSFSKSFSPAFRMGYLVAAENVIEHLAKVRILLDRQGDHVLDNTMADLLNDGTVQRYLRKTLSVYQERRDFFCDLLSNELKEAVKFTIPEGGMSVWTAFDKTIDLEKLSKNAYREGLHLSDGKTHQYADYNDNAIRLGFASSTKEDLARSVEIIRKLIL
- a CDS encoding FMN-binding negative transcriptional regulator; this encodes MYVARQFEFEDKAERIAFMKQYSFATIVTTKAGLPIATQLPFLITQNDDKLVLSAHFALANEQVSYIEENTSLVIFSEPHAYISPAHYDKVESVPTWDYVAVHAYGKARIVQEEDAKIQALEQMILFYEQGYLEQWNKLSDKFKKGMIRGIAVFDLEVTDLQAQKKVSQNKNEMERERIAVHLEKSDVSSEKAIADYIRKI
- a CDS encoding RNA polymerase sigma factor, whose amino-acid sequence is MISNSFPYQVNDHKSSLKTFALNFTKNMDDADDLVQETLLKAIRYSKLYVEGTNLKGWLYTIMRNTFINDYRRIVKQRSIIDTTEEISSAQLYTSASHNQANNKFISDDVNKALAMLSVEYYTPFIKYFEGYKYHEIADMLNIPIGTVKTRIHVARQLLKSNLKIYNQEFKKSNKYN
- a CDS encoding GNAT family N-acetyltransferase, producing MNFSIQPQLANERVTLLPLKESDFEELYAVASDPKIWEQHPSKDRWKKDVFQNFFDGAIKSKGAFKIIDQATGKIMGSTRFYDYDENENVIFIGYTFYGTAYWGTGTNLSVKTMMLDYIAQFVSKIKFHIGAENIRSQIAISRIGAIKIAEEQVTYFGEAPKLNFVYMIDQDLS